A genomic window from Glycine soja cultivar W05 chromosome 10, ASM419377v2, whole genome shotgun sequence includes:
- the LOC114372346 gene encoding guanine nucleotide-binding protein subunit gamma 2-like, which yields MASETASSADEETVVVVSAAAGAGGTDKRGKHRILAELKRLDQESKFLQEELEELEKTENVSTICTELLQNIDTRPDPLLPEVHGPVNLLWDRWFEGPQDPQACRCWIL from the exons ATGGCGTCTGAAACGGCGTCGTCGGCGGATGAAGAAACCGTTGTTGTTGTTTCGGCTGCTGCGGGTGCAGGAGGAACTGATAAGAGAGGCAAGCACCGGATTCTTGCCGAACTGAAGCGTCTCGACCAAGAATCCAAGTTTCTTCAG GAAGAATTGGAAGAGCTTGAGAAAACAGAAAATGTGTCGACCATATGCACAGA ATTGCTACAAAACATAGACACTAGGCCTGATCCATTACTCCCAGA AGTCCATGGACCCGTAAATCTCTTATGGGATAGATGGTTTGAAGGGCCTCAAGATCCACAGGCATGTAGATGTTGGATACTTTGA
- the LOC114371939 gene encoding 2-methyl-6-phytyl-1,4-hydroquinone methyltransferase, chloroplastic-like → MASVMLSGTEKLTLRTLTGNGLGFTGSDLHGKNFPRVSFVATTSAKVPNFRSLVVPKCSVSASRPTSQPRFIQHKKEAFWFYRFLSIVYDHVINPGHWTEDMRDDALEPADLNDRNMIVVDVGGGTGFTTLGIVKHVDAKNVTILDQSPHQLAKAKQKEPLKECKIIEGDAEDLPFRTDYADRYVSAGSIEYWPDPQRGIKEAYRVLKLGAKACLIGPVYPTFWLSRFFADVWMLFPKEEEYIEWFQKAGFKDVQLKRIGPKWYRGVRRHGLIMGCSVTGVKPASGDSPLQLGPKEEDVEKPVNPFVFALRFVLGALAATWFVLVPIYMWLKDQVVPKGQPI, encoded by the exons ATGGCTTCAGTAATGCTCAGTGGAACTGAAAAGCTCACTCTCAGAACCCTAACCGGAAACGGCTTAGGTTTCACTGGTTCAGATTTGCACGGTAAGAATTTTCCAAGAGTGAGTTTTGTTGCCACCACTAGTGCTAAAGTTCCCAACTTTAGGAGCTTAGTAGTACCCAAGTGTAGTGTCTCTGCTTCGAGGCCAACCTCGCAGCCAAGGTTCATTCAGCACAAAAAAGAGGCGTTTTGGTTCTATAGGTTTCTCTCAATTGTGTATGACCATGTCATTAACCCTGGCCATTGGACCGAGGACATGAGGGATGATGCCCTTGAACCCGCTGATCTCAATGACAGGAACATGATTGTCGTCGATGTCGGCGGCGGCACCGGTTTCACCACTCTTGGTATTGTCAAGCATGTGGATGCCAAGAATGTCACCATTCTTGACCAGTCACCCCACCAGCTTGCTAAGGCCAAGCAGAAGGAACCACTCAAGGAATGCAAAATAATCGAAGGGGATGCCGAGGATCTCCCCTTTCGAACCGATTATGCCGATAGATATGTATCCGCGGGAAG TATTGAATACTGGCCGGATCCACAGCGTGGCATCAAGGAAGCTTACAGGGTTTTGAAACTTGGAGCCAAGGCATGTCTAATTGGTCCGGTCTACCCTACATTTTGGTTGTCACGTTTCTTTGCGGATGTTTGGATGCTTTTCCCCAAGGAGGAAGAGTATATTGAGTGGTTTCAGAAGGCAGGGTTTAAGGACGTCCAACTAAAAAGGATTGGCCCAAAATGGTACCGTGGTGTTCGCCGACATGGCTTGATTATGGGTTGTTCAGTGACCGGTGTTAAGCCTGCATCTGGAGATTCTCCTTTGCAG CTTGGTCCAAAGGAAGAAGATGTTGAAAAGCCCGTTAATCCTTTTGTGTTTGCACTGCGCTTCGTTTTGGGTGCCTTGGCAGCCACATGGTTTGTGTTGGTTCCAATTTACATGTGGCTCAAAGATCAAGTTGTTCCCAAAGGTCAGCCAATCTAA